The following coding sequences lie in one Deltaproteobacteria bacterium genomic window:
- a CDS encoding DUF1592 domain-containing protein has protein sequence MRRIVLATVLTQGVGCYTGLGAAGGAGADGGDDAATTGGSAADDAGTGDSGDAADVAVSPSGLARLTRAEYERTVTAIFGDAFAAEIDFEKLPSDGKIGRFVSNAGLDVSVDAADAYRVVAEDIGEAAGAHAAELLGCEEAPACVSAFVATYGRRIYRRPLSDAELGVFTQFWDATRESGTLADAMRMVVTAMLQTPDFLYLLEKGAEGDDDDVRRLTGFEVGARLSFFLWGQGPDDELLDAAAAGELDAPEGLRAHVDRLLADPRADETIVRFHESWLGIEALETELVDAERFPQFEALRDDMADETRRFVLHVFREDDAQLATLLGADYSFASPELAAFYGDGVTEQGQDGEITLDGSQRRGLLTHASYLTTHARTPERAPIYRGKSLLTDVLCRELVPPQGVSTTIDFDSSSSARQQIEDATAGPTCAGCHKMINPLGFLFENYDGVGQWRTMDGEWPVESAAEVVGTDFDGTYANATEMIDALAASPAAASCVSRQWLRFALSRPDGLEDEGSIDAASQQAGGDMLQLIGALAGTDAFRHRRLASE, from the coding sequence GTCGCGGTCTCGCCATCGGGCCTCGCTCGCCTCACACGCGCCGAGTACGAGCGCACGGTCACTGCGATCTTCGGCGACGCGTTCGCTGCCGAGATCGACTTCGAGAAGCTGCCGTCGGACGGCAAGATCGGCCGCTTCGTCAGCAACGCGGGCCTCGACGTCAGTGTCGACGCCGCCGATGCGTATCGCGTGGTCGCCGAGGACATCGGCGAGGCCGCGGGCGCCCACGCGGCCGAGCTGCTCGGTTGCGAGGAAGCGCCGGCGTGCGTGTCGGCGTTCGTCGCCACCTACGGCCGCCGGATCTATCGCCGACCGCTGTCGGACGCGGAGCTCGGCGTGTTCACGCAGTTCTGGGACGCCACCCGCGAGAGTGGCACGCTCGCCGACGCGATGCGCATGGTGGTCACGGCGATGCTGCAGACGCCCGACTTCCTCTACCTGCTCGAGAAGGGCGCCGAGGGCGACGACGACGACGTCCGGCGCCTGACCGGCTTCGAGGTCGGCGCGCGGCTGTCGTTCTTCCTGTGGGGGCAGGGGCCCGACGACGAACTGCTCGACGCGGCTGCGGCCGGCGAGCTCGACGCGCCCGAGGGGCTGCGTGCCCACGTCGACCGCCTGCTCGCCGATCCGCGTGCCGACGAGACCATCGTGCGCTTCCACGAGAGCTGGCTCGGCATCGAGGCGCTCGAGACGGAGCTGGTCGACGCCGAGCGCTTCCCGCAGTTCGAGGCCCTGCGCGACGACATGGCCGACGAGACCCGACGCTTCGTGCTGCACGTGTTCCGCGAGGACGACGCCCAGCTCGCGACCTTGCTGGGTGCCGACTACTCGTTCGCGTCGCCGGAGCTCGCTGCGTTCTATGGCGATGGTGTGACCGAGCAGGGGCAAGACGGCGAGATCACGCTCGACGGCAGCCAGCGTCGCGGTCTGCTGACCCACGCCAGCTACCTGACCACCCACGCCCGCACGCCCGAGCGCGCGCCGATCTACCGCGGCAAGAGCCTGCTCACCGACGTGCTGTGTCGCGAGCTGGTGCCGCCGCAGGGCGTGAGCACGACCATCGACTTCGACTCGAGCTCGTCTGCCCGCCAGCAGATCGAAGACGCCACCGCAGGCCCGACCTGCGCGGGGTGCCACAAGATGATCAACCCGCTGGGGTTCCTGTTCGAGAACTACGACGGCGTCGGCCAGTGGCGCACGATGGACGGCGAGTGGCCGGTCGAGTCGGCGGCCGAGGTCGTGGGCACGGATTTCGACGGCACCTACGCCAACGCCACCGAGATGATCGACGCGCTCGCGGCCAGTCCGGCGGCGGCCTCGTGCGTCTCGCGGCAGTGGCTGCGCTTCGCGCTCTCGCGGCCCGACGGCCTCGAGGACGAGGGCTCGATCGACGCCGCCTCGCAGCAGGCGGGCGGCGACATGCTGCAGCTCATCGGTGCGCTCGCGGGCACGGACGCGTTCCGGCACCGCCGCCTCGCGAGCGAGTGA
- a CDS encoding DUF2156 domain-containing protein → MLQSVADLAFSPLALPDRAVVQGFFDRARHPLCEYSFGALFPWQPVFGTSWAIFADRWLLVRYVVDEEERFVCPVGRDADVRPVVDACLELLRRRGGAARIDYVPARVAEALRRAGYTLVDDRDNADYVYAREDLAELPGRRHHGKRNHVAAFMRAGEHRFEPLGAANWHDAMALAERACGDLHAPDAVALVRALQHHERLGFTSRLLRGHRGLPIGVALGEPLGAETFVVHFELADRSYPGAYQALGQLYAREIPTHFRFVNREQDMGAPGLRRAKLSYRPLRMEPSFSVLG, encoded by the coding sequence ATGCTGCAATCCGTCGCGGATCTCGCCTTCTCGCCGCTCGCGTTGCCCGATCGCGCCGTGGTGCAGGGCTTCTTCGATCGCGCGCGGCATCCGCTGTGCGAGTACAGCTTCGGAGCGCTGTTCCCGTGGCAGCCGGTGTTCGGCACCAGCTGGGCGATCTTCGCCGATCGTTGGTTGCTCGTCCGCTACGTCGTGGATGAAGAGGAGCGCTTCGTGTGCCCGGTCGGTCGCGACGCCGACGTGCGTCCGGTCGTCGACGCATGCCTCGAGCTCCTGCGGCGTCGCGGCGGCGCGGCGCGGATCGACTACGTGCCGGCCCGCGTGGCCGAGGCGCTGCGGCGTGCCGGCTACACGCTCGTCGACGATCGCGACAACGCCGACTACGTGTATGCGCGCGAGGACCTCGCCGAGCTGCCCGGCCGACGTCATCACGGCAAGCGCAACCATGTCGCTGCATTCATGCGCGCCGGCGAGCATCGCTTCGAGCCGCTCGGCGCGGCGAACTGGCACGACGCGATGGCGCTGGCCGAGCGCGCGTGCGGGGACCTGCACGCGCCGGATGCGGTCGCGCTCGTGCGGGCGCTCCAGCACCACGAGCGGCTCGGCTTCACGAGCCGTCTGTTGCGCGGGCATCGCGGGCTGCCGATCGGCGTGGCGCTCGGCGAGCCGCTCGGTGCGGAGACGTTCGTCGTGCACTTCGAGCTCGCGGATCGTTCGTATCCCGGCGCGTACCAGGCACTCGGTCAGCTGTATGCACGGGAGATCCCGACGCACTTCCGCTTCGTCAATCGCGAGCAGGACATGGGCGCGCCCGGGCTACGCCGAGCGAAGCTGTCCTACCGCCCGCTGCGGATGGAGCCCTCGTTCTCCGTGCTCGGGTGA